ttagttttagtaattttagtacttagtATTTTAGTTAGGtggcaaggcaacatttcttatttttgttgtttccaatgtaaaaaaatttccatctaatatttatattaaaacattttttattagttttagctaAAAGTAGAAACAATGCCCAGAATGCATagcaacaaacaaacatttttaaatggtcAACCAAGATTATGAAcagtgtaagaaaaaaaaattgaaatatattaTGTGTTGAAAAGCagaaattgaaaataattaaaggtACTTAAATTTATTGCATTCTTAGCTTTGCCACATGATAATGTCAGAGTATTGGACTCAACAGTGAACGTCTGTCTGGTCTCTTGTGCATTAACAGAGCTGCAGCCCACTAAAAATGTTTCAGTTCAGTCACTTAAAagctcaaaatgtattaataacgCTACCTCGGAAGGTAGCTGTCTATGTAGACATTACACAACAGGTTTTGTGAGCTGTGCTGAGTGTGCTGGTCTCACAAGTGTCGTGATGGTTCAGGGTCATTCGGACAGGTTCATTGTTTCTAAGGCACATTCCTGGCATAATGTTACCTTGACATATCGTGAGGAAAAGCATAGTCATGATAACAGTCTCCAAGGCTGGAGACTGCGGTAAGAGGGAGGAGCAGCTGGAAGCAAAAGCATTTCTAGAATAACAGGAAGGGGTGTGCGGCTAACAAAAATATGATCCAAGAACATTTGGCTAACATTCCCATTAACTTATGAAAACGTCTCAATGTTCCAAAAAATTTCAGTGTTCTCTGAATTTCCAAAACGTTAcgtttttcaaatgttttgaaatggatTTTTATTCTTTGTTATGCGAACGTTCCATTTTAGCATTATGGGAACATTACTTATTAATTTTCTCTGAACGTTCTCAAACAGGTGTTAACTGATGTAAAAAATGTAAGACTAATGTTTCACAAAAAATTAATTCTATGAACAATGTATAAATATCGTCATTGTGCTAACTttctgagaacattattaaagataacGTTTAACAATTGTTCTATTAACATTACTGGAAGAACATTTTTCATAACTTTGTCAGAATATTAGCCAAAGTTCTCTGTTAGCtggttgtgtgtgtctgtgcaaacAAATCAGGGACGATAGGGGAAGAGGAGGAGCTATGCTAATTAGCTACATCAGATAAACTTACCATTCAAAAGATTCTCTAACAAACAGCGGCAAAATGAGCCCACGGAAGAGGAAAACATGAATTTAAAACAAACACACTAAAATGCTAAACTGACAAACGTTTATGCTGAGCTGTTAGCAGCATGCTAACTTCAGGTTATAATTGTTCTAGATTTAGATTAGCCTCCTGTATTATGATAAAAATTGTACTAATATGGTATTAATTCCACTTCCAAGGGATTTTCTTTACTGTACATGCTTTTGAAGCTAATAGTACACAACACTTTGCGCTGTGGTAAATAATGAATTGTATGAGAGCAATGATTTAATGAGTTTAGCAAGAAGCTCATGCTTGCATGCAAATTAGTACATGAGAAAGGGGTCTTAGGTACCAAAAGCCCAAATTCTGGTCACGCAAATATGTAGTATTAATGCACAATGGAAGAATTCAGATTAGGAAAAGCCATGGAACATGAAATTTATATTTCATGAATAATAAAAGAGAGACataatttctctctctgtcatatGATCTGTTGAAAATGAATTTCAGAGAGACACTGCTACACAGGAAGAAAGAAATGACTTCGAGGAAATCTATAGAGCAACTGGGGCTGCTAAAATGAGGATGGGCTGACATTCTCTTACCTTGCTCCTTCTTGAAGTCGTTTTCTGTCAGAAACACTGGTGTCATTAGCTCCCCGACAGGCGGCTGGATGGAAGCGAAGAATTTGCGGGTGTGAGTACtgaaaaaagtaaacaaagaTGCTTGGAATTGGAGTCAAGAAACTGTTATATGATTTATATGAATGGAGGTGATTTACATAAACAAATATGCAGCCCGTTTAATTGTAAGGACGAAGAATTGCCATGAAAAGCTAAATTACGACCATAAATGGaccattctatttttatttaatgtcaagGTGACTTActagctaacaaaaatatgttctaagaatgttCTGCTACTGCTAACCATTACATTATGGAACTATTACTGGTAGTTACTTTAGAATTTTCTGTGAAAGTTCTGTCCATTGAAAACAGCAAAGGACCtaagacagatccttgtggcactccatattttactggtgttAACGGAGATGGGATATAAGTGGACATCAGGAAAATTAAAGTTTATAATTTAGCTCTTCTTAAACACTCACCACAGCTGAAAGTTTGCTGCTTGTGTAGAATCACAGAAATCTATGCCCATCACTACAGTAACCGATTCACCTGCTGATAACACATCTGAAAGAACGCatacaaacagaacaaaaataaacctaAAGTAGTTAAAAGCTTGTTTAGAAAATCTCATAAAGTGCAGGGTTGCTGACCTATCTCAGCGAACTCACGGATCCTCATCCCACACTGCAACCTGGGCTCCTCGATATGCAGGTTTTTGGTCTCAGAGTTGGTGTTGTTGGTAAACTGGATCTGGACGGCCACCATGTTAGGGTCTGGACTGAAGGGCTGCCGGCTGAAGCAATACTCAACCGCAAGACCCTCACCTGTTATACGATGTAGGAGCTCATACATCTTTATCGAACCAGAAGGAGTGATTGTCTGTGAGAAAACAGAAGAGAGATTTTACATATATCGAATCAATTATACTATACAGTGCCGTTTGGGgccagaattatttttttttcttgaaaagaaataaaaacttttattcagcaaagtaatgaattcaattgatcaaaagtgacagtaaaaacatttataatgttacaaaagatttatatttaaagtaacTGCTGTTGGTTTAActttatattcaaaatgtaaaatataaaatgaaaaaggtcttaaatacaatatttaaaaacaaaaatgttaaattttcttttttgtattctgaaaaaaataaaaagagatgcataaaaacaattataaaaaaaattatttataaagagaaaataactttttctGCAGACTCTTTCTGCAAAGTTATGACAATATTTCTGCTGTATTTATTGCACATTTACAATTGTACTTTGGCCCAAAACTCACTGTAGGTGCTAGAATAGTGTCAGTCAGTGACAAACCCTCCAGATCAGACACCAGACTACTGGACATGAAGTTAACCGGAGTCACTGGAGCCGATGCTGGAGCTGGTTCAACTGGGAGAGGGAAAGACCAATTGTGCTTTAACATTCAAGCATATGTCTTTGATCTTGAATGTGTGAGCGGTTTTACTCACAGTCATCCAGATCCAGCAAAGACATTTCCTGCGTCTCCTTCTTGCTCTCTTTTTTGGATTGTTTGGGAGGTTGTTTTGATACAGGCGTCTAAGGGaaatcagaaaacattttacatgaACTCTTATCCATAAGATTAACATCAAAATAGCATAATAGTACTGTTAACTCACTGTCTGCATTGTTTAATCTCCTATGCAGCTCATGTGACAACAGTAGCATACTACTTTTAAGTtgagtttattataaaaaaaaaagcagcacacaGTATGCTGTATATAATGCACAGTATTAACTATGTAGTAAGCTAGTATTCTATTTTAATCTAGCCCAACCTTCTTCTTCCTGATGTCAGTGTCGGACTCAGACTCCTCCTCTGACTCATCCTCCGACTCGTCCCCTGATTCGCTGCTTTCTGATTCGCTCTCTGATTCTGAGGCACTTTTCTGATTCTTCACAGCCTTCCTGCCTCGTTTTCTCTCCTCGGAGCCACTGCTCTGCTCGCTGTGGGAGTGATGGAGCAGAACATGAGACACTGGTAAAACACAAATGATTGACATTGATTTGGTGTGATGTGTGGATGGCGCACCTCTCTGTGCTCTCCTCTACTGGTTTCTTGGCTTTGGTTTTGTCCagatgcttctttcttttctttttcttttcctcctcctcatcttcctcttcctcttcagaCTCAGTCTCTTCTCCACTCTCTGAACCAGAGCCGCTTTCATCACTGGCGCTAGCACTTTCTGAACCGCTGCCTGAATCTGATTCTGTCAGGTGAGCGAGCAAAATCATATTAACTAGCACGAAATAAGATTAGCACTGTAATGAGCTTAATGTAAATTTTCATTCAAACTGGTGGTGAAAATACTTTAAAACTGAAATCCTTTTTATTCACTAATAAAGGAATCTAATTAAAATTTAACATTGTATCTATCAGTGTTGAATATTTGcaggatttatatatttttgtaataaatacataataaagacTTTtggtttaaattaacaaaaatgaattacATCGTTTTTAGTTAAGATAATAACCAAGGCATGCTGTCTAATGTGATAGCTTCCTATATGGCTAATAACTAAATTTTCCCATTTACGAGATGTAGCGTTCACCACAGTTACCGCTATCTGCTGATTCGGTTGGACCAGATTCTCCGTCTGAGTCGGAGTAGAATGGTTTCTCTACTTTCTTCTCCTTACGATCCTTCCGGCTTGTGCATTTGCTCCAGTCTGGAATCTGCAAAGGATCGCAAAACACCATCAAAACAAGCTCAAGTACATCCGGAGGGCCTAAACGGAGAAAGAGGATCATATAACGGCCATGAATGCCTCTTTAAAAGCAGCAAACATCTTTGTTTACACTCATAGGTCAATAAAATTACAGTTCTAGAGAGACGTGCCTCTCTTCGCTCAGCGTTTGAGGTTTACAGCAGGGAAGGTTGTGCATTCATGGCCACTTTTGTTCTTGTTGTGTAcgcttaaacatttaattaaagagATCACATCCTAAAAAAGACCCCAAAGACCACCAGCACTGATTTACCCAAGATTCATCTGACTTTAAGCTAGAATCAGCGTGGTGATTAGAAAGTAGATAAGTGATTAGCAACTAGCACCAGTGCTGTAGGCCATTTCTGGGGTGTTTTGGAGGATTCTGGTCTTTAATCATAGAGCAAGGGCTGAGGAACGGGAAAGGCTGATCTAGCACAGTACAGACGCTACGCTAGGCTGGTGGCAAAAGCTCTTTGGGTCTGACGCTAAGGGTGACTGACAGACTCACGCTGGTTAAAGTGGTGACTCTTTCGAGCAGCCTAATAACCTGGCAAACaggaaagaataaaaagaaacgcAATAATGATGCTGTGAGATGGCCAGAAGAAGAggaaagaaaagaacagaacagaaaagaaaGATTTAAAAAGTACACACAAGGATTCAGGTTGCACTTGTCAACAGATTAAAACGTATTTGGATGCGTTTTACGTCCATTTTTCGCTAACAGCTTCAGTCAAAGCAACTGAAAGTGTTGCGTTCATATCAAGAACGATAACTTTATATAGAGGATAAATCGTAACTATATGATTAGCTTGatcaggtttgtttaattagggttcaatctaaactgtgcaggagtgtggccctccaggaactgagtgtGAAATCCCTGACATAAAAGAACATCAGAAAGAAAATCATTGAAAAATTTTTTTCGAGCTGCTgaacaataaaaaagttaacagccaaTCAGGATGCATCCGACTTTAAAGCATGTAAGCATTTAAAGTGTCAGACAACAAAACTGCAGTGCATGCTTTTCATAAACCATTGGTGTGGGCGCTAatagttatcgttatagttatcgttcttggtgtgaacgagcAAATAAGGGGGAATTCACTCAGAATGAATAGCATTATTTACATCGGGCAGTGATGTTCTAGCGTTCAATTTACTAAATTCGTTCAATTTAGCAGTCATTATTTTTCAATGCAAATTATGCAAATGACGTAACAGCATAAACACAATCACAAATTGAATGCTGAAATCCATCTGCACAGCACAACTCATAAACTTTTGGTTCATTATTAAGTGCTAAGCGAtgacccagctaacagggaacgttctCAGAACTTTGGCTAATGAACAAACCCTCTTCCAGTAACGTTAAAAGAAAGTTTGTTTAAAATGATCTGGTCTTCATTTATGTTTTCAAAACATTAGCGcaaaaattgtattgtatttatacatcattaatggaacctttttttttcttacatttttctgTTAGATGTTCGTCTAACGTTTTtcaaattacgttttaaaattgACTACATTTAACAGTTCATAtaaccaaatgttttttaaatatttttaaataagtgaatgttttgaatgttcagagaacaacAGAAACGGCGTTTtcacaagtaaattattaataaaacattcttagaacatacTTTTGTTAGCTGGGTATGAACGCGACAGGTTCTGCAACCCCAAACGGATAATCTGACATAGTTTACAGGGACAGAAAAATATTGCTATAGCTGTTATTCCAGTCAGttatattattctttttctttgatTAAAATGCTCACAAACACTCTATTTCTGTTTACCACCAGCTGTCTTGGACATACCATTAGATACCGCGGCTAATTAAATTAGCACGTGCTTAGTTTGCATTGAAATATCATATGCAAAAGTGTCTGTTTAGTGAATTCACCCCTTAGTTTAGAACTTTCAGAAGGTCTCTAATCATGTACTCAATATGTCAATCACAAATCTGTATTAGGATGATGTTTTAATGCTTTGCTGAGCATTTGGTGTCACAGTAATGGAAGTGCAACATTAATATGAAGGTTTAGCCATGTGATGGTTTGCTTGGCAGAAAATGAGGTCAGTAGATTTCAGATtgagacacaaaaacacacactttagTGCAGGAAGGTCGAGCCAGGCGACCCGACTACACAGATAGAGGACAGAGAGAGAAGCCACTGCACTCTTGCGGGCACCTCTCTCCAGTCTCCCAAGAGACCCATTCGGCCCTCACTGGTGTCTATGACCTCCTCTTGCTGCATAATATGGTGGGTGGGAAcataaagagacagacagactgtcAGAAAGGGGATGAAACTGATAACACACCCATCTACGACAAGAAATCTGCAGTGAAAGATGAGTGCTTTATGAAATAACAAATAGGATTATGCAGACAAAAACCTGAAGCTGGAATCAAGACCCTGGCCGATCAGTGTGTTATACAGACCTCATGCATATGCAGATTCGATAATGGAATTTTAATAAGGGAGGCGTGGCATATGTAAATGTACGTGGGCGTGTCAGTCTAGTCAGTTCTAGAACTCTCagtgatttaaaaataattctagAACCACAAGTAAAGCATTCGGTTCTAGCATTCAGACATCGTTTTTTAATAATTTCCTGTTTGAAGGAATGTTCGGTGTTCAAGTTGAACTCTTTAACGACAATTTTTGACATGCTGTTAATAGAGTGCAACAATACAGTTTTCTGCTGTGTTGGTTCTGGAGGAATTTTTTTCCATCATTTCTTCCctagatattttttaaaaagtcacacacatataaatatatattcatatataaacaaaatatatttgacACATTTTTTGCAATCTATGCATACTGTGCATACAAATATTCACTCTTCATTACTTGCAGTGTTTCATGAGAGTGTGGGTGCACAATACTTCTTTTGGTGTGATTTCCTTATTGtgactctctgattggtggaggtTCTCTGCTGAATTATGGGATGTGTAGTTTTTCATCAGCATTCATCAGAATTTCAgttaaatgtgattatttaaagttacttcaacaaaagcatataacaggggtgtcaaactcaattcctggagggccggagccctgcagagttcagattcaaccctaattaaacacagctgatccaactaatcaagtccttcaggtttATTTGAAAAACTATGTGATATGCGTGTTGGAGCTGGGTTGGAACAAAGGGCTCCggtcctccaggaactgagtttgacacccctggtatACACCATTGATTGACAACCTTGTAACTCACATTCTGCTATTAAGaaaattcatgaatgaatgaatgagttttTACTTCTGGACCTGGACTATTGCACTCTATTACCAAGGGAAATAATTCTGACACATCAACCAATCGGGCTGCAGGATGAGTAGCTACCACCCCGCTGAAATGCAGACTGTGTGATTTATGCATTATGAGGGTGGAGTTATGCTAATGAGCGAGGAAAGTGAGGATATAAAAGTGATTGAGCGTGATTGTTTTGGTCAGCGCTTTGGGGCATTTCTTTGGGAGATCTTGCATGTtggagctccctctggtggtcTGTAGGAGAAGCACCCCTGCGCCCTCTGGCCCTGTCAGAACTGTTCGCCTTGCACACACAGAATCCTTCACCTCCACGTTGCGCACGGATGGGTCAGGCGCCGATTCGGGCCAGTCGGGCAGCTCCTGGTATCCGCCGGCTTTAGCGTTCAGCAGATGAGACAGTGACCCCAGCTGGAAGTGATCTCTGtctgcaaagaaataaaaaaaaaagaaaaatcacaaatgagatctatAATTGTCTCCTGCCCCTCAGATTTTTTCCTGAAGGTCCCAGTAATCTCAAGAGTAAAAATGTGTTCAGATATACATGCAAATCTGGATTTTTTGAGTTAACTAGAACTAAAACAAACTAAGATGAAAACCTTTACCTTTAAATGTAGACTCCAGGACAGGGGCAGGCTTGAGTGCAAGGAAAAGCTTCTTTGCGTATTTGCTAAGAGCACCGCTCTTATCAGTGGGCACAATGAGTTGGCGGATAAAGCGGGCACGATCTCTGATGTCATAGTTTTGATCATATTTCGCTAGGTTCAGTACATATTGCGTCAACAGTTTAGtctgaaagacagaaaagaaatgaaagaaacaaaggaATTGAATTCTCAAGAGTTTCATGCCTGACAGGCAATGCACTTGTGTGCATCTAAATAATATGACATGCAGACAGAGATTGTCCTTTGATTAAACAATGATTCATGTTGGGTTTCCCCAGCTTTCATCCAGACAACCAGTTATCGATAACTAAAACTATTCAAAACATTTCCGTTAATTGAACTAAGCTAAAATAAAACACtgcttttttgtaaaaaaattttttttgccatAACCATGTTTGTCGCCTCACCTGTTTTGAGTTAGTAAGGTACAGTTTGGCAGCCAGATTGATAATCTGCAGCTTGACAATATCTTCCTCGTTCGTGAAGGTCTTGGCCATGTTTCTCAGGACGTCCGGGGCGATTTTGGGGACATGTTCGCAGTATTCTCCGATCAGCCACAGGATGCTCGCTCGGGCCATGGGCacctgatgcacacacacataatcaggACCACAGAGTCTCTCTGAAACGTGAAAATAGGTAGTTCAGATCACAACTCAACCTGGATGTTGTCAATGAGTTTGGCCATGTGTTTGATGATGTCGCTATGCTGTTCGGGCTGCATCTGCAGAAGCTTTTTGATCACCACCACTGATTCAGCCACAACcaactctgaaaacacacacagacaatcaaacaaagaaacACACACCGAATATTACTTAGCATTatctgacagatgtctttcgCCATTGCATTGCACCCTTCTGTTCTTTTACAGCATATGATGGGTCAATTTCAAGTGCATTTAAAGAAGATTTACAGGAACATTTGCATGTTACAAAGTCAGAGGCTCATATTTTCCTTCTTCTGCATGATAAGAACCCCATCTGACATTGAAGCATCTACTTTTGATGTCTGCCTGAGTGGTTCTCACTTTATGGATAATTAATGGCAGTGTGGGCATCTAAAATAGTTCTGTTGCATTTCCTTGCGCTCCATCTTGCAATCTTACCGTCTCTATTGGACAGCAGCTGTACCAGTCCATTCAGACAGGTGTCTCTGACCTCGCCGATGTTCGTAGCACAGCGACCAATGGCCTGAATGCTGGCCGCCACAAAATCCTTATCCATGCTCTTAATATACGTCTAGAACACAAATAGAGAAAATGTTTCATTATCCCCATTCAGATACGCTGGAAAATAGTATAACAGAAGCAGAGAATTATACTGTTACTTATTGACAAAACAACACAGACatgaagttattttatttaaaggtttaggttgtaatttatttgtatgtGTAATGCAAGTGTATTTTAGGTGTTATGatgacttttttctatttttatccgCCTTTTAGTTTGCATTTCACTTAGAAAGTCGTGTGGTGTGACaaataaatcaatcattttgaaaaGTAAATAGTTCATGCAGTCTCTAGAATCAATAATCTTTAAAAccgaaagggaaactcctacaaatgcatattcgaTGAGGTCAGGTGCAAAAATAACTGCGTCCATCCCTtttgtaaaaattttaaataagttgttttaaagtatttttttttttttttactatttttggtcAAACAAATCCAATCTTGGTAAGCAtgagattattttttttcctgaattttatattacaataaaagactttatattatattaaagtttattcaattcaattctatTTCATTCTATTCTTTTTGCTGGGTCCCCCTCTAACATTAGATGGAGCATCTCACTGGGTTTTccctttaataaaattaaaattaaaattctattctaattttttttctgaattgtatattacaataaaatacattatattatattaaagtttattctattctattttattctattctatttgctGGGTCCCCCTCTAACATTAGATGGAGCATCTCACTGGGTTTTCCCTTTAgtaaaattagaattaaaattctattctattctatttgctGGGTCCTCCTCAAAAATGAGAATGAGCATTTCAAGGGGTTTTTCCTTTAATAGAATTAGaattaaaattctattttattttatttgctgggTCCTCCTCAAAAATGACAAGGAACATCTCAAGGGGTTTTTCCTTTAATAGAATtcaaattctattctattctattctattctattttatgaaCACTGTAAGAACAGCATATGTAAACTAATACCTGAAATTCTCTCAGGATGGTGGAGATGTTCGTCTCATTAGCCAAATTCGTCAAAACCTCCAGCTGTGTTAATAAGAGAAAATAAAATCATCAGTCCAACTTTAAAACACTCAAAACTGAATCGACATTCGTTGGtgaaaacatttaataacacGAATAGCATTTTTGTGCACCTTGAGGATTTTGATCTGCGTTGGGTCTGTAGAGCGAATATAAAAACTCTTCAGATACGGCTCAAACATTCCCTAGAAGACCAAAACACACGTATTAAAACACCAGAGCATTCATATAAACAcaacagacttttttttaatactgactGAATTTTTCTGTCCTAGTATGCCTTTACAGAACGGCTTTTAAAAATCAGAAATCTCTCAAGAACAAaccattaaatgtataaaaagcaaaACCCCAAGAAAGttttcagtttaaatactgaatcataaaatattaaaatgcaccgAACAATATGAAGCAAAACATCAAGCTCCAGCATTATGATCATGCGCTGTAACATGATCCTCGAAGATCAAACTGTTTAAACCTTGATCCTGTTTGTTGACCTTTCCAGTCACACTAAATGCATACAATGTGCCAAACACAATGTAAGCAGTATGTACATAATACATTATCatcatattatgtaaataaatgttaaaattgccCTTTGGTGACTCTGCAGCATTTTTCAAGTGGAAGTCAAAGTGCTTTTACACTTTTATGTGAATCACTCACTCGTCTCTTGATGGACATCGTGGCCACGTTTTGAAGCACGACATACTGCACTTCACTACAGAGAAACAAAACACAGAACAACATCATGAAGATGTTTATCATTCAAAACCCTTAAAAGGTATCTGAGAGGGAAAgcaatattttcataaaaaggCTAAATGGAGAGATGCATGTGAATAATGGATGATGTTTATGGTCTGAGCCTCTCTCTATTTGCAGCTAATGCCAAATTCTGTGTGAGAATTGCAGTGTCGTCATCTAGTGTTTCGCCTGTATTGACTTATGATGTCATCAGACAATGACCAGCCTTGCATCATTAAACAGAGAAACTTCACTCTGTGGTGTCACACTTTCGGAGACGCTTGAAGGGAAACCTCAAGAAGCATGCATGTCTTGGCTGATTACTCACCTGTGGCTGCGCATTAACCTGACCAAAGCCTTAGCGATGATGCCCACCTCTGCTTTTGGAGCCAAATGGAAGTACAGTTGAGCTACTGCCATCACCACCTAcaaagacggagagagagagagaggtttattATGAGATGCTGACAGCTAAATCAACTAATTCTTTTTAGAGGTTAAGTGTGAATAGGTCCCATTGTCATAATGCTGGCAAATCAGCTTCAGCACTCTGTCAACGTAAATACTGATGGTATgtgtgaataaaatttaaaactaacctaataattataaaaactgagactaaactaaaaaacattgtaataatgaaacaaattaaaatagaaatagcaaaatgtattcaaaaaaagaacattaaactaaaataaataaacgaataaacaaataaaaaca
The sequence above is drawn from the Carassius gibelio isolate Cgi1373 ecotype wild population from Czech Republic chromosome B25, carGib1.2-hapl.c, whole genome shotgun sequence genome and encodes:
- the LOC128013713 gene encoding AP-3 complex subunit beta-2 isoform X1, with the translated sequence MTTMQRLLQLPANAVNMVKSVQGGSQGQEEALSPVLTPDSGPQNWYNAVQPEELRHLRSGGTGGGGEGSEDRPGLEEGLSSLQSQPLRHDDLKEMLDSNKDSLKLEAMKRIVAMIARGKNASDLFPAVVKNVACKNIEVKKLVYVYLVRYAEEQQDLALLSISTFQRGLKDPNQLIRASALRVLSSIRVTIIVPIMMLAIKEAASDMSPYVRKTAAHAIPKLHSLDPDQKDQLIEVIEKLLADKTTLVAGSVVMAFEEVCPDRIDLIHKNYRKLCNLLIDVEEWGQVVIINMLTRYARTQFLNPNINESLLEENSEKAFYASDDEEEEDKKDEVAPLAKRKPYVMDPDHRLLLRNTKPLLQSRNAAVVMAVAQLYFHLAPKAEVGIIAKALVRLMRSHSEVQYVVLQNVATMSIKRRGMFEPYLKSFYIRSTDPTQIKILKLEVLTNLANETNISTILREFQTYIKSMDKDFVAASIQAIGRCATNIGEVRDTCLNGLVQLLSNRDELVVAESVVVIKKLLQMQPEQHSDIIKHMAKLIDNIQVPMARASILWLIGEYCEHVPKIAPDVLRNMAKTFTNEEDIVKLQIINLAAKLYLTNSKQTKLLTQYVLNLAKYDQNYDIRDRARFIRQLIVPTDKSGALSKYAKKLFLALKPAPVLESTFKDRDHFQLGSLSHLLNAKAGGYQELPDWPESAPDPSVRNVEVIRLLERVTTLTSIPDWSKCTSRKDRKEKKVEKPFYSDSDGESGPTESADSESDSGSGSESASASDESGSGSESGEETESEEEEEDEEEEKKKKRKKHLDKTKAKKPVEESTESEQSSGSEERKRGRKAVKNQKSASESESESESSESGDESEDESEEESESDTDIRKKKTPVSKQPPKQSKKESKKETQEMSLLDLDDFEPAPASAPVTPVNFMSSSLVSDLEGLSLTDTILAPTTITPSGSIKMYELLHRITGEGLAVEYCFSRQPFSPDPNMVAVQIQFTNNTNSETKNLHIEEPRLQCGMRIREFAEIDVLSAGESVTVVMGIDFCDSTQAANFQLCTHTRKFFASIQPPVGELMTPVFLTENDFKKEQENLLNGKLMGMNEISEKLTLGEKCVNEHVIVERVTATANLSRVPCGSDKECRFAGKTVSSGCLVLVTVSTKEGGRAQLTVNCEKMLIGTMLVKDIMQALSQ
- the LOC128013713 gene encoding AP-3 complex subunit beta-2 isoform X3 — translated: MTTMQRLLQLPANAVNMVKSVQGGSQGQEEALSPVLTPDSGPQNWYNAVQPEELRHLRSGGTGGGGEGSEDRPGLEEGLSSLQSQPLRHDDLKEMLDSNKDSLKLEAMKRIVAMIARGKNASDLFPAVVKNVACKNIEVKKLVYVYLVRYAEEQQDLALLSISTFQRGLKDPNQLIRASALRVLSSIRVTIIVPIMMLAIKEAASDMSPYVRKTAAHAIPKLHSLDPDQKDQLIEVIEKLLADKTTLVAGSVVMAFEEVCPDRIDLIHKNYRKLCNLLIDVEEWGQVVIINMLTRYARTQFLNPNINESLLEENSEKAFYASDDEEEEDKKDEVAPLAKRKPYVMDPDHRLLLRNTKPLLQSRNAAVVMAVAQLYFHLAPKAEVGIIAKALVRLMRSHSEVQYVVLQNVATMSIKRRGMFEPYLKSFYIRSTDPTQIKILKLEVLTNLANETNISTILREFQTYIKSMDKDFVAASIQAIGRCATNIGEVRDTCLNGLVQLLSNRDELVVAESVVVIKKLLQMQPEQHSDIIKHMAKLIDNIQVPMARASILWLIGEYCEHVPKIAPDVLRNMAKTFTNEEDIVKLQIINLAAKLYLTNSKQTKLLTQYVLNLAKYDQNYDIRDRARFIRQLIVPTDKSGALSKYAKKLFLALKPAPVLESTFKDRDHFQLGSLSHLLNAKAGGYQELPDWPESAPDPSVRNVEIPDWSKCTSRKDRKEKKVEKPFYSDSDGESGPTESADSESDSGSGSESASASDESGSGSESGEETESEEEEEDEEEEKKKKRKKHLDKTKAKKPVEESTESEQSSGSEERKRGRKAVKNQKSASESESESESSESGDESEDESEEESESDTDIRKKKTPVSKQPPKQSKKESKKETQEMSLLDLDDFEPAPASAPVTPVNFMSSSLVSDLEGLSLTDTILAPTTITPSGSIKMYELLHRITGEGLAVEYCFSRQPFSPDPNMVAVQIQFTNNTNSETKNLHIEEPRLQCGMRIREFAEIDVLSAGESVTVVMGIDFCDSTQAANFQLCTHTRKFFASIQPPVGELMTPVFLTENDFKKEQENLLNGKLMGMNEISEKLTLGEKCVNEHVIVERVTATANLSRVPCGSDKECRFAGKTVSSGCLVLVTVSTKEGGRAQLTVNCEKMLIGTMLVKDIMQALSQ